One part of the Sander vitreus isolate 19-12246 chromosome 10, sanVit1, whole genome shotgun sequence genome encodes these proteins:
- the fhl1a gene encoding four and a half LIM domains protein 1a isoform X1: MDSARSYLSSTMTDRFDCYYCRDNLHGKKYVKKDEKHVCTKCFDKLCANTCAECKRPIGADAKELHHKNRYWHEDCFRCAKCYKPLASEPFSARDDGKIMCGKCGSREDGNRCQGCYKVVMPGSQNVEYKNKVWHEECFTCFECKQPIRTQSFLTKGDDIYCSPCHDKKFAKKCFHCKQPISSGGISYQDQPWHSECFVCHTCRKTLAGARFTSHENKVYCVDCFKTDVAKKCHGCKNPITGFGHGTNVVNYEGYSWHEYCFNCKKCCLSLANKRFVINGDHIHCPDCAKKL; this comes from the exons ATGGACA GTGCCAGGAGTTATCTCAGCTCCACCATGACTGATCGCTTCGACTGCTACTACTGCCGGGACAACCTGCACGGGAAGAAATATGTGAAGAAGGACGAAAAGCATGTGTGCACCAAGTGCTTCGATAAGCTCTGTGCCAACACCTGCGCAGAGTGCAAACGCCCCATCGGTGCTGACGCCAag GAGCTGCACCACAAGAACCGCTACTGGCATGAGGACTGTTTCCGCTGTGCCAAGTGCTACAAGCCGCTGGCCAGCGAGCCGTTCAGCGCCCGGGATGATGGCAAGATAATGTGTGGCAAGTGTGGCTCCCGGGAGGATGGCAACCGGTGCCAGGGCTGCTACAAGGTGGTCATGCCAG GATCCCAAAACGTGGAGTACAAGAACAAGGTGTGGCACGAGGAATGCTTCACCTGCTTTGAATGCAAGCAGCCGATCCGCACACAGAGCTTCCTGACCAAGGGTGATGACATCTACTGTTCTCCCTGCCATGACAAGAAGTTTGCCAAGAAGTGCTTCCACTGCAAGCAG CCCATCTCTTCTGGAGGGATCAGCTACCAGGACCAGCCCTGGCACTCCGAGTGTTTCGTGTGCCACACCTGCCGTAAGACTCTGGCAGGAGCTCGCTTCACTTCACACGAGAACAAAGTTTACTGCGTGGACTGCTTCAAGACCGATGTGGCCAAGAAGTGCCATGGATGCAAGAACCCAATCACAG GGTTCGGCCATGGCACCAATGTGGTGAACTATGAGGGATACTCCTGGCATGAGTATTGCTTCAACTGCAAGAAGTGCTGCCTCTCACTGGCCAACAAGCGCTTTGTCATCAATGGAGATCACATCCACTGCCCCGACTGTGCTAAGAAGTTGTGA
- the fhl1a gene encoding four and a half LIM domains protein 1a isoform X2, with the protein MTDRFDCYYCRDNLHGKKYVKKDEKHVCTKCFDKLCANTCAECKRPIGADAKELHHKNRYWHEDCFRCAKCYKPLASEPFSARDDGKIMCGKCGSREDGNRCQGCYKVVMPGSQNVEYKNKVWHEECFTCFECKQPIRTQSFLTKGDDIYCSPCHDKKFAKKCFHCKQPISSGGISYQDQPWHSECFVCHTCRKTLAGARFTSHENKVYCVDCFKTDVAKKCHGCKNPITGFGHGTNVVNYEGYSWHEYCFNCKKCCLSLANKRFVINGDHIHCPDCAKKL; encoded by the exons ATGACTGATCGCTTCGACTGCTACTACTGCCGGGACAACCTGCACGGGAAGAAATATGTGAAGAAGGACGAAAAGCATGTGTGCACCAAGTGCTTCGATAAGCTCTGTGCCAACACCTGCGCAGAGTGCAAACGCCCCATCGGTGCTGACGCCAag GAGCTGCACCACAAGAACCGCTACTGGCATGAGGACTGTTTCCGCTGTGCCAAGTGCTACAAGCCGCTGGCCAGCGAGCCGTTCAGCGCCCGGGATGATGGCAAGATAATGTGTGGCAAGTGTGGCTCCCGGGAGGATGGCAACCGGTGCCAGGGCTGCTACAAGGTGGTCATGCCAG GATCCCAAAACGTGGAGTACAAGAACAAGGTGTGGCACGAGGAATGCTTCACCTGCTTTGAATGCAAGCAGCCGATCCGCACACAGAGCTTCCTGACCAAGGGTGATGACATCTACTGTTCTCCCTGCCATGACAAGAAGTTTGCCAAGAAGTGCTTCCACTGCAAGCAG CCCATCTCTTCTGGAGGGATCAGCTACCAGGACCAGCCCTGGCACTCCGAGTGTTTCGTGTGCCACACCTGCCGTAAGACTCTGGCAGGAGCTCGCTTCACTTCACACGAGAACAAAGTTTACTGCGTGGACTGCTTCAAGACCGATGTGGCCAAGAAGTGCCATGGATGCAAGAACCCAATCACAG GGTTCGGCCATGGCACCAATGTGGTGAACTATGAGGGATACTCCTGGCATGAGTATTGCTTCAACTGCAAGAAGTGCTGCCTCTCACTGGCCAACAAGCGCTTTGTCATCAATGGAGATCACATCCACTGCCCCGACTGTGCTAAGAAGTTGTGA